The Chelonoidis abingdonii isolate Lonesome George chromosome 9, CheloAbing_2.0, whole genome shotgun sequence genome has a segment encoding these proteins:
- the CSK gene encoding tyrosine-protein kinase CSK has protein sequence MSGMQAIWPSGTECIAKYNFHGTAEQDLPFSKGDVLTIVAVTKDPNWYKAKNKVGREGIIPANYVQKREGVKAGTKLSLMPWFHGKITREQAERLLYPPETGLFLVRESTNYPGDYTLCVSCEGKVEHYRIIYSSSKLSIDEEVYFENLMQLVEHYTTDADGLCTRLIKPKLMEGTIAAQDEFSRSGWALNMKDLKLLQTIGKGEFGDVLLGDYRGNKVAVKCIKHDATAQAFLAEASVMTQLRHSNLVQLLGVIVEEKSGLYIVTEYMAKGSLVDYLRSRGRSVLGGDCLLKFCLDVCEAMEYLEANNFVHRDLAARNVLVSEDNIAKVSDFGLTKEASSTQDTGKLPVKWTAPEALREKKFSTKSDVWSFGILLWEIYSFGRVPYPRIPLKDVVPRVEKGYKMDAPDGCPLVVYEVMKNCWTLDPIIRPSFHQLREQLEHIKGNELYL, from the exons GATCCCAACTGGTACAAAGCCAAAAACAAGGTGGGCCGTGAGGGGATCATCCCTGCCAACTATGTTCAGAAGCGGGAAGGAGTGAAAGCTGGAACCAAACTCAGTCTGATGCC ctggttCCATGGGAAGATCACGCGGGAGCAGGCAGAGCGGCTGCTATACCCCCCAGAGACGGGCCTCTTCCTGGTGCGGGAGAGCACCAACTACCCGGGCGACTACACCCTGTGTGTGAGCTGCGAGGGGAAGGTGGAGCATTACCGCATCATCTACTCCTCCAGCAAGCTCAGCATCGACGAGGAGGTCTACTTCGAGAACCTCATGCAGCTGGTGGAG CATTACACCACGGACGCCGACGGGCTCTGCACACGCCTCATCAAACCCAAACTCATGGAGGGGACGATAGCGGCTCAGGATGAGTTCTCCAGAA GCGGCTGGGCCCTCAACATGAAGGACCTGAAGCTTCTGCAGACCATCGGCAAAGGGGAGTTTGGAG ATGTGCTGCTGGGCGATTACCGTGGCAACAAGGTCGCCGTGAAGTGCATTAAACACGATGCCACTGCGCAGGCCTTTCTGGCGGAGGCCTCGGTGATGAC GCAACTCCGACACAGCAACCTGGTACAGCTGCTGGGGGTGATCGTGGAGGAGAAGAGTGGTCTCTACATCGTCACTGAATACATGGCAAAG GGAAGCCTAGTCGATTACCTGCGATCCCGAGGGAGATCTGTGCTGGGGGGCGACTGCCTGCTGAAGTTCTGCTT agatGTCTGTGAAGCCATGGAGTATCTGGAAGCCAACAACTTTGTCCACCGGGACCTGGCGGCGAGGAACGTGCTAGTCTCAGAGGACAACATCGCCAAAGTCAGCGACTTTGGGCTGACAAAGGAGGCATCGTCCACTCAGGACACGGGGAAGCTGCCGGTGAAATGGACGGCGCCGGAAGCACTTAGAGAAAAG AAATTCTCCACCAAGTCGGACGTGTGGAGCTTCGGGATCCTCCTCTGGGAAATCTACTCCTTCGGGCGAGTGCCTTATCCGAGAATT cCTCTGAAGGACGTCGTTCCCCGCGTGGAGAAGGGGTACAAGATGGATGCCCCCGACGGCTGCCCCCTGGTTGTCTACGAGGTGATGAAAAACTGCTGGACCCTGGACCCCATCATCCGGCCTTCCTTCCACCAACTACGGGAACAGCTAGAGCATATCAAAGGCAACGAGCTCTACCTGTGA